The window CCGACGCAATTCAACAACAACGGCGCGACGCTCGGCAGCCCGTGGAAGTTCAATCAATACGGCGACAGCGGTTTGCCGGTGAGCGACTTGTTTCCGCACATCGCCCAGCACGCCGACAAGCTCGCGGTCATTCGCTCGATGACCAGCGAGTTCCCTGAGCACACCTCGGCGAACTATTTCCTGCACACCGGCACCGGCGTGCAAGGCAGGCCGAGCATGGGGGCCTGGTTCGGCTACGGCCTCGGCAGCGAGTGTCGCGACCTGCCGGGCTTTGTGGTGATCAACGGCGGGCTGATTCCGCCGGGCGGCCTCGATTGCTTTAACAGTGGCTTCCTACCAGCCAGCTTTCAGGGCTCGGTGTTCGCCGCGCAGCAGCCGCCGGTTTCGAACATTCAACGGCTCGAAGCGACCGACAGTCTGCAGCGAAACAAGTTGTCGCTCCTTAAGCAACTCGATCAGCAGCTGCTGGAGCGGACCGGCCGTGCCGATGCGCTCGAATCAGCCGTCGCCAACTATGAGCTCGCTTATCGGATGCAAACCGTCGTGCCGGCGCTGATGGATCTCAAGGATGAAACAGCCGCGACGCAATCGATGTATGGGCTCGACAGCAAATACGGCCCGACGACAACGTTTGGGCGGCAGTGCTTGCTTGCACGGCGGCTCGTTGAAAAAGGTGTCCGTTTTATCGAGCTCACTTGCCCCAGCCTTGGTCACGATCGCTGGGATCAGCACGGCGGTTTGAAGAAGGGGCACGAAGACAACAGCCGTTGTGTTGATCAGCCGATTGCGGCGCTCCTCACCGATCTGCAGCAGCGCGGTTTGCTCGATAGCACGCTGGTAGTTTGGTCAGGCGAGTTTGGCCGCACGCCGTTTGCGCAGGGCTCCGATGGTCGCGATCACAATCCGTTCGGCTTCAGCCTGTGGCTGGCTGGCGGTGGCACGAAGGGGGGCACTGTTTACGGCGCGACCGATGAATACGG is drawn from Anatilimnocola floriformis and contains these coding sequences:
- a CDS encoding DUF1501 domain-containing protein; translated protein: MYPCQRIRSTCHSRRDFLQQAGTGFGALALTALLNSGELGNARAAEQQPDKSPFAPKATHFPAKAKSVIYLYMDGGPSQVDTFDPKPRLTAENGKPFGLKMEPTQFNNNGATLGSPWKFNQYGDSGLPVSDLFPHIAQHADKLAVIRSMTSEFPEHTSANYFLHTGTGVQGRPSMGAWFGYGLGSECRDLPGFVVINGGLIPPGGLDCFNSGFLPASFQGSVFAAQQPPVSNIQRLEATDSLQRNKLSLLKQLDQQLLERTGRADALESAVANYELAYRMQTVVPALMDLKDETAATQSMYGLDSKYGPTTTFGRQCLLARRLVEKGVRFIELTCPSLGHDRWDQHGGLKKGHEDNSRCVDQPIAALLTDLQQRGLLDSTLVVWSGEFGRTPFAQGSDGRDHNPFGFSLWLAGGGTKGGTVYGATDEYGYKAVENACEIHDLHATMLHLMGMDHTRVTFRFSGRDMRLTDVKGHVLKDICA